The DNA region TCTTTTAATTTTAATTTAGTCTATGTCATGATGTTTGCGGATTTAGCACTTACCACACTTGACATTTTCACCACGCCTGAACAGACTTCAAGAGTCTTTAGTGAGGGAGCGGTCATTGCTTGCTTGGGGTGAACCACTATTAACATTTCCCAGTTGCTTCCGCACATCATCTATTGTGGCATTTAGCTGGGCAATTTTATCTTCTAGCGATCGCCTAGCCGTCTCTATACCGATGCTCTCGCTTTCTGAGGCTTTCATCTGACGCCGCTTTGCTGCTATTTTCTTGGCTTCGGCTTGGCTATCCGTTAGTTCTGTCTCCTCCTCTGCTAGCAACTCTGGATTGCGTCGAGAAGCAATCAGTGCCCCAATAACACCGCCAAATACACCACCGACAAACGCCCCTGCTACAAAACCACTGCCAAAACCATCTCGTTGACTCATATCTTTACCGCCTTCAACAAACCTTGCAACTTTTACAGTAGTTATGCTATCTTGCTGCCCTAGCTGCATAGTAGCTTAAGTCCCAAAGATGCGATCGCCTGCATCTCCCAATCCTGGCACAATATACCCCTTGTTATTCAGTTTTTCGTCAATAGTCGCCGTGTAAATTATTAAACCTGGATAAGCTACACTCAGTTTTTGCAAAGCTGGTGCAGCCGCCACCACGCAGACAATCCGGGTCAAGGATGGATCAGCACCCCGTTGTGTCAATTCTGCCATTACCGCCATGATTGACCCTCCTGTTGCTAACATCGGATCGGTAATTAACACTCGTGTTTCGGGGTCAAATTTTTCTGGTAACTTGTTCAGATAACAATGAGGTTGCAGTGTTTCTTCGTCTCGAACCAAACCATAATGGTAAATAGAAGCTAAAGGCAGTAAAGTCTGCGCTCCCTCAAGTAATCCTAGTCCAGCCCGTAGAATCGGTACTACTGCCACTGGTATTCGCGGATCAATCACGGTTGCTGAACAAGTATCCAAGGGACTCTGCACGGTCGTTTCTTGGGTTGGCAACCAGTCTCGCGCAGCTTCATAAGTCAGCCATCTTCCCAATTCAGTCATGGCACTGCGAAATAACACTGAAGGTGTGCCTGCATCACGGGCAACTGCCAGCCAGTGTTTGATCAGGGGATGGGGTGGAACATAAACCCGCAATTGTAGCGTCATAGCCAGAAATAAGGGCTTTTTTATTGTATAAGAACTGAAAACACCATAATACTCTTTCCTGCATCCGGCTGACAGCTGATAATTAACGCTTAATTAAGGCTATCAATCTTATTGATAAAATTTTTCATTAATAGTTGACATTAATTCTCAATCAAACTATATTGTTATACAGTGTTCTCCTCTCTTTTAAGGATCGGCAGACGGGATTAGCCAGCAGCAGCAGGCTCGTCCCTCTTTTTTTTGATTGGGGATTGGGGACTGGGGATTGAGGGATTGTGCATTGAGCATTAGGCATGGGGGAGAATAACTAATGACAAATGACAAATGACAAATGACAAATGACTAATATTATTGATGCGATCGTGATTGGGTCTGGGATTGGCGGATTAGTAACAGCAACCCAGTTAGCAGCTAAGGGAGCGAAAGTGCTGGTACTGGAACGTTATTTGATTCCAGGTGGGAGTGCTGGTTATTTTGAACGCCAAGGCTATCGATTTGATGTTGGTGCATCAATGATTTTTGGGCTGGGACAGAACGGCACTACTAATTTACTCACCCGCGCTTTGTCAGCTGTGAATGTTAGCCAAGAAGCGATCGCAGATCCGGTACAGATTCACTATCATCTACCCCAAGGTTTAAACTTGAAGGTTGACCGGGTTTATGAAACATTTTTGCAAAATCTTATTGCTCATTTTCCCCATGAAGACCAGGGGATTCGTCGCTTTTATGACGAATGCCAAAAAGTATTCAAATGCCTCAACAGCATGGATTTGCTGTCCCTAGAAGAACCTCGGTATCTACTGCGAACATTTTTCCAACATCCTTTGGCGTGTCTCGGTTTAGCTAAGTATCTGCCTCAAAATGCCGGGAATGTAGCACGGCGCTACATCAAAGACCCGCAATTATTGAGATTTATCGATATGGAGTGTTATTGCTGGTCGGTGGTTCCATCAGACATGACACCAATGATTAATGCTGGGATGGTCTTTTCTGACAGGCATTATGGCGGAGTTAATTATCCTAAAGGCGGGGTGGGACAAATTGCCCAAAAACTGGTGGAAGGTCTAGAGAAAGCTGGAGGTAAGATTCAGTACCAAGTTAGAGTCACGAAAATTCTTACAGAACAGGGAAAAGCGGTAGGTGTGCAACTAGCTAATGGTAAAGTATACCGGGGTAAACGCATAGTTTCTAATGCTACACGCTGGGATACATTTGAACAATTATTATCAGTAGAAGAAATGCCACATAATGAGAAAAAGTGGCAACAAAATTATCAAAAATCTCCAAGCTTCTTGAGTTTGCACATCGGGGTAAAGGAGTCAGTTTTACCTGCGGGGACAGAGTGTCACCATATTTTGCTGGAAGATTGGGAAAAGATGACAGCAGCAGAAGGCACTATTTTCGTTTCGATTCCTACATTGCTTGATCCAGATTTAGCACCAATTGGGTATCACATCATTCACGCATTTACGCCTCACTGGATTGATGATTGGCAAAAACTTTCTCCAAGTGAGTACGAAGCCAAGAAAGAAGAGGCAGCTTGGCGAATTATTGATCGCTTAGAAAATATTTTTCCCGGATTTGATGCTGGATTGGATTATCTGGAAGTGGGAACACCTCGCACCCATCGCCGCTTTTTGGGTCGTCAAGATGGCACTTATGGGCCAATTCCCCGGCGCAAGTTGTGGGGGTTATTGAATATGCCTTTTAATCGCACAGCTATTCCAGGACTTTATTGTGTGGGGGATAGTACCTTTCCGGGTCAAGGGTTGAATGCAGTAGCTTTTTCTGGGTTTGCTTGTGCCCACCGCATTGCCGTAGATTTAGGATTGTGAACTACCCCTTTAAAGTTCCGTCAAATGCTATTGACGCTCTCGATTCCAGGCTTTGACCAAATATATGGCTGAATGGTTTATCAAGAGGCGTTTTAGCAATGTGGTTTGTGTAGTTGTGCATCACTTTAATTGCTATGCCCAGAATGACTTCTGGTTGTTGCCTCAAATGTACAAAGAAAGTAGACAATCTTGTCTACTAAAAGTTGGTGCTATTGTATTTCAAAGGAGACAACCTTGTCTACTCATTTAACTATGACTACTGAATCAAGTCACGCTCGGCAACAAATCTTAGAAACGGCTTCTGAACTCTTTTATCAGAAGGGAATTCAGCATGTCGGTATTAATGAAGTCATTGCAGCGTCAGGTGTTGCTAAACGGACGCTTTACCGTTGGTTCCCTTCCAAAGACTTATTAATCGAGGAAGTGATGAAATATCGCGCTATCCAGTGGTTGTACTGGTTTGAGGATGCAGTTTCAGAGCGAGGTATTACACCCAAAGAACGTTTATTAGGAACGTTTGATGTGTTGCGTGAGTGGTACTCAAGTCCCAATTTTCGGGGTTGTCCGTTTATCAATGCTGTTTTGGAAATTGCCGATGCTTCTCATAAAGCACATCAGGTTTCAATAGACCTACGTGAGTCAATTCGACAAATTATTGTGCGCTTGGCGGCTGAGGCTGGCGTTAAAAATCCGGAATTCTTTTCGCAACAGTACCTTCTGCTGATTGGAGGAGCCAGCTTAATGGCAACAATCGAACAGTCACCCAACGGAGCAACATTTGCTCAAAGTGCCCT from Nostoc commune NIES-4072 includes:
- the upp gene encoding uracil phosphoribosyltransferase, translating into MTLQLRVYVPPHPLIKHWLAVARDAGTPSVLFRSAMTELGRWLTYEAARDWLPTQETTVQSPLDTCSATVIDPRIPVAVVPILRAGLGLLEGAQTLLPLASIYHYGLVRDEETLQPHCYLNKLPEKFDPETRVLITDPMLATGGSIMAVMAELTQRGADPSLTRIVCVVAAAPALQKLSVAYPGLIIYTATIDEKLNNKGYIVPGLGDAGDRIFGT
- the crtH gene encoding carotenoid isomerase, producing MTNIIDAIVIGSGIGGLVTATQLAAKGAKVLVLERYLIPGGSAGYFERQGYRFDVGASMIFGLGQNGTTNLLTRALSAVNVSQEAIADPVQIHYHLPQGLNLKVDRVYETFLQNLIAHFPHEDQGIRRFYDECQKVFKCLNSMDLLSLEEPRYLLRTFFQHPLACLGLAKYLPQNAGNVARRYIKDPQLLRFIDMECYCWSVVPSDMTPMINAGMVFSDRHYGGVNYPKGGVGQIAQKLVEGLEKAGGKIQYQVRVTKILTEQGKAVGVQLANGKVYRGKRIVSNATRWDTFEQLLSVEEMPHNEKKWQQNYQKSPSFLSLHIGVKESVLPAGTECHHILLEDWEKMTAAEGTIFVSIPTLLDPDLAPIGYHIIHAFTPHWIDDWQKLSPSEYEAKKEEAAWRIIDRLENIFPGFDAGLDYLEVGTPRTHRRFLGRQDGTYGPIPRRKLWGLLNMPFNRTAIPGLYCVGDSTFPGQGLNAVAFSGFACAHRIAVDLGL
- a CDS encoding TetR/AcrR family transcriptional regulator, which produces MTTESSHARQQILETASELFYQKGIQHVGINEVIAASGVAKRTLYRWFPSKDLLIEEVMKYRAIQWLYWFEDAVSERGITPKERLLGTFDVLREWYSSPNFRGCPFINAVLEIADASHKAHQVSIDLRESIRQIIVRLAAEAGVKNPEFFSQQYLLLIGGASLMATIEQSPNGATFAQSALSVLIDANIGN